In the Candidatus Electrothrix sp. GW3-4 genome, one interval contains:
- the sat gene encoding sulfate adenylyltransferase, producing the protein MSQLVAPHGGKGLVCALLHGSELVAEKEKAAGLKKVQVSARAKGDLIMMGIGGFSPLDGFMNKADWKGVCENFQMADGTFWPVPITLDIAKEDASAIELGEEIALEADGEIMATMKVTEKYEMTEADKKWECEKVFMGEGEESVDGNFWKIAPEDHPGVIMVMNQKDVNIAGPVKVLSQGSYPDEYPGVYLTPAETRAMFEERGWSKVAALQLRNPMHRSHEFLAKIAIEVCDGCLIHSLIGNLKPGDIPADTRVKAIEILIENYFVKDNVINGGYPLDMRYAGPREGLLHATFRQNYGITDMLIGRDHAGVGDFYGLFEAQEIFDRVPKTGEPGKDLLCQPMKIDWTFYCHKCDGMASLRTCNHTKDDRVILSGTKLRKALSEGADIVDHFGRDEVLDHLKKYYAGLTEKVEVKMQGAASGDSM; encoded by the coding sequence ATGTCTCAATTAGTAGCCCCTCATGGCGGAAAAGGTCTTGTTTGTGCTCTGCTGCACGGTAGCGAGTTGGTTGCAGAGAAAGAGAAGGCCGCAGGGCTGAAGAAGGTGCAGGTGAGTGCCCGCGCTAAAGGTGACCTGATCATGATGGGTATCGGCGGGTTTTCTCCGCTGGATGGTTTCATGAATAAGGCTGACTGGAAAGGCGTTTGTGAGAATTTTCAGATGGCTGACGGCACCTTCTGGCCTGTACCGATTACCTTGGATATCGCCAAGGAAGATGCAAGTGCCATTGAGTTGGGTGAAGAGATCGCCTTGGAAGCTGACGGTGAGATCATGGCCACCATGAAGGTCACCGAGAAATACGAAATGACCGAGGCCGATAAGAAATGGGAATGTGAAAAAGTCTTCATGGGCGAAGGTGAAGAGTCTGTAGACGGAAATTTCTGGAAGATTGCACCGGAAGATCATCCTGGTGTTATCATGGTCATGAACCAGAAAGATGTTAATATCGCTGGCCCTGTAAAGGTCCTTTCTCAGGGAAGCTATCCTGATGAGTATCCCGGAGTTTACCTGACCCCGGCTGAGACCCGAGCTATGTTTGAGGAGCGTGGTTGGTCAAAGGTTGCTGCGCTTCAGCTGCGTAACCCCATGCACCGCTCCCATGAGTTCCTGGCCAAAATCGCTATCGAGGTATGCGATGGTTGTTTGATCCATTCTCTGATCGGGAACCTGAAGCCTGGCGACATTCCGGCTGACACCCGCGTAAAGGCTATTGAGATTCTGATCGAAAATTACTTTGTTAAAGATAACGTCATCAACGGTGGTTATCCGCTGGATATGCGCTATGCTGGTCCCCGTGAAGGCCTGCTGCACGCCACCTTCCGTCAGAACTACGGTATCACCGATATGCTGATCGGGCGTGACCATGCCGGTGTTGGTGACTTCTATGGTCTGTTTGAGGCCCAGGAAATCTTTGACCGCGTTCCGAAAACCGGAGAGCCGGGCAAAGATCTGCTCTGCCAGCCTATGAAGATCGACTGGACCTTTTACTGTCACAAGTGTGATGGTATGGCTTCTCTGCGTACCTGTAACCACACCAAAGACGATCGCGTTATCCTGTCCGGTACTAAGCTCCGTAAGGCGCTTTCTGAGGGTGCAGATATCGTGGATCATTTTGGTCGTGACGAGGTCCTGGATCACCTCAAGAAGTACTATGCTGGTCTGACCGAAAAGGTTGAGGTCAAGATGCAGGGTGCTGCTTCTGGTGACTCTATGTAG
- the lon gene encoding endopeptidase La, with amino-acid sequence MEFDDSLSASMDDFAENTQDIDIPEELPMMAVRDVVVFNYMILPLFVGRPGSVSAVNEAMEGDKLLMLVTQKDATSDEPEPDDLYKVGMVSMIMRTLKLPDGRLKVLVQALSKAEIKSYEQQKPHFRVNIGLIEEEVAEEVTVEVEALMRLVREQTEKIMSLRGVLSADLMAIVNNIEEPGRLADLVGSNLRLKVAESQKILETAHPVERLRLVADLLNKEMEVATVQAKIQSDAKEEMSRSQREYFLREQMQALKKELGDDDAYSEEIEELGKRIKKKKMPKYARKEARKELKRLEMMHPDASEANIIRTYIEWIVDLPWKKSSKDILDLEKAAQVLDEDHYGLERIKERILEFLAVRKLNNDTKGPILCFAGPPGVGKTSLGQAVAKAMGRKFYRLSLGGMRDEAEIRGHRRTYIGAMPGRILQGLKNVGTNNPVFMMDEIDKIGSDYRGDPSSALLEVLDPEQNDTFSDHYMNMPFDLSKVMFITTANRTDTIPGPLMDRMEVIRLAGYTLEEKTVIARRYLLPRQVKENGIKQSLIKMNDETLELIITHYTLEAGVRNLERELGKVCRKLARKIAEGGKGPYTISQNTLKKYLGPPKYLPETELDTLQQPGLAIGLAWTSVGGALLHIETSVLPGKGKLILTGQLGDVMKESAQAALTYCRSRSKALGVTNEYFDTIDVHVHVPAGAIPKDGPSAGITMTTALCSAITGNMLKKGVAMTGEVTLRGRVLPIGGLKEKALAALRAGIKKIIIPYDNEKDLVEIPEEMRKKLSFFPVKHMDEVIEHALGDLKKSTAKKK; translated from the coding sequence ATGGAATTTGACGACTCGTTATCAGCCAGTATGGATGATTTCGCAGAAAACACCCAAGATATAGATATACCGGAAGAGCTGCCCATGATGGCGGTTCGGGACGTAGTTGTTTTCAACTATATGATACTGCCCCTGTTTGTAGGCAGACCCGGTTCTGTCTCTGCGGTAAATGAGGCCATGGAAGGCGATAAACTGCTGATGTTGGTCACCCAGAAAGATGCAACCAGTGACGAGCCGGAGCCGGATGATCTGTATAAGGTCGGCATGGTTTCCATGATTATGCGGACCTTGAAATTACCGGATGGTCGCCTGAAGGTCTTAGTGCAGGCCCTGTCCAAGGCAGAAATCAAATCCTATGAGCAGCAAAAACCCCATTTCCGGGTCAATATAGGGCTGATTGAAGAGGAGGTAGCCGAGGAGGTCACCGTAGAAGTGGAGGCCTTGATGCGTCTTGTGCGGGAGCAGACTGAGAAGATTATGTCCTTGCGCGGAGTGCTTTCTGCTGACCTGATGGCGATCGTCAATAATATCGAAGAACCAGGACGACTTGCTGATCTGGTGGGCTCTAATCTTCGACTCAAGGTTGCTGAATCGCAAAAGATTCTTGAGACAGCACATCCTGTGGAACGCCTGCGTTTGGTGGCGGATTTGCTGAATAAGGAGATGGAGGTTGCCACGGTTCAGGCAAAAATTCAGTCCGACGCCAAGGAGGAGATGTCACGCTCGCAACGGGAGTACTTTCTCCGTGAGCAGATGCAGGCCTTGAAAAAAGAACTGGGCGATGACGATGCCTACTCAGAAGAAATTGAGGAGTTGGGCAAAAGGATCAAGAAGAAAAAGATGCCCAAGTACGCCCGCAAAGAGGCACGTAAGGAATTGAAGCGTCTTGAAATGATGCATCCAGATGCCTCAGAGGCCAATATCATTCGGACCTATATCGAGTGGATTGTTGATCTGCCCTGGAAAAAATCCTCCAAGGATATTCTTGACCTGGAAAAAGCTGCCCAGGTGCTGGATGAAGATCATTATGGATTGGAGAGGATTAAGGAACGCATCCTTGAGTTTCTCGCTGTGCGCAAACTGAATAATGATACCAAGGGGCCTATTCTCTGTTTTGCCGGTCCTCCTGGTGTGGGTAAGACATCATTAGGTCAGGCTGTTGCTAAGGCAATGGGGCGCAAATTTTATCGCTTATCTCTTGGGGGGATGCGGGATGAAGCTGAGATCAGAGGGCATCGTCGGACCTATATCGGTGCCATGCCTGGTCGCATCCTTCAAGGGCTCAAAAATGTTGGGACCAATAATCCCGTCTTTATGATGGACGAGATCGATAAGATCGGCTCAGATTATCGGGGCGACCCTTCTTCTGCCCTGTTAGAGGTCCTTGATCCTGAGCAGAACGATACCTTTTCCGACCATTATATGAACATGCCGTTTGATCTTTCCAAGGTCATGTTTATCACCACGGCTAATCGGACTGACACCATTCCAGGTCCGCTGATGGACAGGATGGAGGTCATCCGGCTTGCTGGTTATACATTGGAAGAGAAGACGGTTATTGCAAGAAGATACCTCTTACCGAGACAGGTTAAGGAGAATGGGATTAAACAGAGTCTCATAAAAATGAACGATGAGACCCTGGAGTTGATCATCACCCATTATACCCTGGAGGCCGGTGTAAGAAATCTAGAGCGTGAGCTCGGTAAGGTCTGTCGTAAGCTGGCGCGGAAAATTGCCGAAGGCGGTAAGGGCCCGTATACGATCTCGCAAAATACCCTGAAAAAATATTTAGGACCACCCAAGTATCTGCCGGAAACCGAGCTGGATACCCTACAGCAACCTGGTTTGGCTATCGGCCTTGCCTGGACCTCGGTTGGTGGGGCTCTTTTGCATATCGAGACCTCTGTGCTTCCTGGCAAGGGTAAATTGATCTTGACCGGCCAGCTGGGGGATGTGATGAAGGAATCAGCCCAGGCTGCCCTGACCTATTGCCGGAGTCGGAGCAAGGCGCTTGGTGTAACTAATGAATACTTCGATACTATTGATGTTCATGTTCATGTCCCTGCCGGAGCGATCCCTAAGGATGGTCCTTCAGCCGGTATTACCATGACCACAGCACTGTGCTCTGCAATTACAGGGAACATGCTGAAAAAAGGTGTAGCTATGACCGGTGAGGTGACCTTGCGTGGTCGGGTGCTTCCCATCGGAGGATTGAAAGAAAAGGCCCTTGCTGCCCTGCGGGCTGGTATCAAAAAAATTATCATTCCTTATGATAATGAAAAGGATTTGGTGGAGATCCCCGAAGAAATGCGCAAGAAGCTTTCTTTTTTTCCTGTGAAGCATATGGATGAGGTTATTGAGCATGCCCTAGGCGATTTGAAGAAATCTACTGCCAAAAAAAAATAA
- a CDS encoding DUF1566 domain-containing protein: MKKIILLAGLVAGGVALSVTASANNWLLYLPAILAGSGGGTTPPPVTESNKWLLFLPPILAGSQGGPVITEPLFNDTGIVLDSGGGACTSSEEDCNYGRDATVPDPTPTDGHAGFSFTKLAANGTELTADAISWVCVKDNVTGLVWEAKTVVEGTSDQETWANAPGAAASFSGCGAYSTCRLPTAKELLGIVAFGSSPDYIDTNFFPNNVTSAYWTGTPVANDPGVDPVNAWVLNFVIPYLDGTNTVDNTFYVRAVCE; encoded by the coding sequence ATGAAAAAGATAATTTTATTGGCAGGCTTGGTTGCCGGGGGGGTTGCCTTGTCGGTAACAGCCTCTGCGAATAATTGGCTGTTGTACCTGCCAGCAATCCTTGCTGGTTCAGGAGGGGGGACGACACCGCCTCCTGTTACAGAGTCGAATAAATGGTTATTGTTTTTACCTCCTATTCTGGCCGGGAGTCAAGGGGGGCCTGTCATTACAGAGCCGCTTTTTAATGATACTGGTATCGTTTTGGATAGTGGTGGTGGTGCATGCACAAGTTCTGAGGAAGACTGTAATTACGGCAGGGATGCAACAGTTCCTGATCCTACACCGACTGACGGTCATGCTGGGTTTAGTTTTACCAAGCTGGCTGCTAACGGCACTGAATTGACTGCTGATGCAATATCTTGGGTTTGTGTCAAAGACAACGTGACCGGACTGGTTTGGGAGGCGAAAACGGTCGTTGAAGGGACAAGTGATCAGGAAACATGGGCTAATGCACCGGGTGCTGCCGCTTCATTCTCTGGATGCGGTGCTTACTCAACTTGTCGTCTGCCCACCGCTAAGGAGCTGTTAGGGATAGTTGCTTTTGGATCATCGCCTGATTACATTGATACAAACTTTTTTCCGAATAACGTTACCTCTGCCTATTGGACCGGCACGCCAGTTGCTAACGATCCGGGTGTCGATCCTGTAAATGCATGGGTACTTAATTTTGTCATACCGTATTTAGACGGTACCAATACTGTTGATAATACGTTTTACGTTCGTGCGGTTTGTGAATGA
- the aroB gene encoding 3-dehydroquinate synthase: MTETVVTVGLDDRSYPIRISSGLLAEIGSDLKQRKIGTRYGVIADDTVAELYGKQCMLSLQSAGIQAELITFPHGEKNKHMATVAALASELARRGFDRSDALIALGGGVTGDITGFLAAIYMRGIPFVQVPTTLLSQVDSSVGGKTGVDLPEGKNLVGVFYQPKAVYIDIDVLRTLPPDELQGGLAEVIKYGIIHDADFFRFLEKNRDAVFGLQQDVVTRLIARCCEIKAWVVEQDEREGGLRRILNFGHTIGHAVEAASDFQLIHGKAVAIGMCAAAQLAVQTGYLSEQDAQAIRDLIARYELPVSIPPELDRQVIKKYLLTDKKTVAGRVFYVLPEGLGKVIITDQVDEHAVDAVIACPG, encoded by the coding sequence ATGACGGAAACCGTAGTAACCGTAGGGTTGGACGACAGAAGCTATCCCATTCGTATTAGTTCAGGTCTGTTGGCAGAAATTGGATCTGACCTCAAGCAAAGAAAGATAGGAACAAGGTATGGGGTCATTGCTGATGATACTGTCGCGGAGCTGTACGGCAAGCAGTGTATGCTGTCCTTACAATCCGCTGGTATCCAGGCTGAGCTTATCACCTTCCCGCATGGGGAAAAAAATAAACATATGGCAACAGTAGCTGCCTTGGCCAGTGAATTAGCGCGGCGTGGTTTTGATCGGAGCGACGCTTTGATCGCTCTGGGGGGAGGGGTGACCGGAGATATCACCGGTTTTCTTGCTGCCATATACATGCGCGGCATACCCTTTGTCCAGGTGCCGACCACCCTTTTGTCCCAGGTAGACAGCTCGGTGGGAGGCAAGACTGGAGTCGATCTTCCAGAGGGGAAAAACCTGGTTGGGGTCTTTTATCAACCCAAGGCTGTTTATATTGATATAGATGTGCTGCGTACTCTGCCTCCTGATGAGTTGCAAGGAGGGCTTGCGGAAGTGATCAAATACGGTATTATTCATGATGCAGATTTTTTTCGTTTTCTTGAAAAGAATCGCGATGCAGTCTTTGGCCTGCAACAGGATGTGGTTACCCGGCTGATCGCCCGTTGCTGCGAGATCAAGGCCTGGGTGGTTGAGCAGGATGAGCGAGAAGGCGGACTACGCAGGATATTGAATTTCGGTCATACCATCGGGCATGCCGTGGAGGCGGCTTCTGATTTTCAGCTTATCCACGGGAAGGCCGTGGCCATCGGTATGTGCGCCGCAGCTCAGTTGGCTGTCCAAACAGGTTACTTGTCCGAACAGGATGCTCAGGCGATCCGGGACCTGATTGCACGATATGAGCTGCCAGTTTCCATTCCGCCTGAGCTTGATCGGCAAGTAATCAAGAAATATCTGCTGACGGATAAGAAGACAGTTGCTGGGCGCGTCTTTTATGTCCTCCCTGAGGGCCTTGGTAAGGTTATAATCACCGATCAGGTGGATGAGCATGCTGTCGATGCGGTAATTGCTTGCCCTGGTTAA
- a CDS encoding zinc ribbon domain-containing protein, whose protein sequence is MPIYEFYCQDCNTIFNFLSSRINTEKRPDCPKCGKKELDRQMSRFAVIGKAREEDADDPLAGLDETKMEQAFEGLMREAEGINEDDPRQMAQLMRKFTDKTGISMGEQMEEALARMEAGEDPDQVEQEMGQLLDADDAFSLDGLKKKMNSGKRPPVHDETLYSL, encoded by the coding sequence ATGCCGATTTACGAATTTTATTGTCAAGACTGCAATACCATCTTTAATTTCTTGTCTAGCCGAATCAATACCGAAAAACGGCCCGACTGCCCGAAATGCGGAAAAAAAGAGTTGGACCGTCAGATGTCCCGCTTTGCCGTGATCGGCAAGGCCAGAGAAGAGGATGCTGATGATCCGTTGGCAGGTCTGGACGAGACCAAGATGGAGCAGGCCTTTGAGGGCCTGATGCGGGAGGCCGAGGGCATCAACGAAGATGACCCCCGCCAGATGGCGCAGCTGATGCGTAAATTCACTGATAAAACCGGTATCTCTATGGGGGAGCAGATGGAAGAGGCCCTTGCCCGGATGGAGGCTGGTGAGGACCCTGATCAGGTTGAACAGGAAATGGGCCAACTCCTGGACGCTGATGATGCCTTTTCGTTGGATGGCCTGAAGAAAAAAATGAACTCTGGTAAGCGTCCCCCGGTCCATGATGAAACCCTGTATTCTCTGTAA
- a CDS encoding bifunctional homocysteine S-methyltransferase/methylenetetrahydrofolate reductase, which translates to MKPPFIEYVQSHVVLGDGALGSYLFERGVERGRNLDLLNVQAPDVIFNAHEEYIRAGSQLIETNTFGANRFKLRESGAEERVEEINRAGAEIAVKAAGHQVYVAGSVGPSGINFPCDDEEFTADDICESLREQIRGLAAGGVDVLIIETFSRLDEVLLAIEVAHSEAPELPVIGQMVFPARGTTVQGDDALTCGRAMIKAGAAMVGTNCGRGIDAMVSAIGRMASLAGEGIPLSAFPNAGLPELVGHRMIYPAQPGYMASRAKEMIRKGVHLIGGCCGTAPSHIQEFRSALKIKPVRIQLQDVEIQEKVRDDILPEPRNGGFLETLQPGRLPIIAELDPPTHLDAESVLLGAERLAKAGVDAISLGENPLAILRAGNLGMASLIRQRTGVQAIIHQTGRDINALGLQSRMMEAYLLGIEAVLAVSGDSAAGTDQPGVSGVFDLRSAGLIQMLDSLNRGMNMAGRPLKQQTNFSIGAAFSFRPASPDLQIRRLEKKTAYGARYAMTQPLFSADEIEQMMEQVQHIDIPIFTGIFPLISSRNAEFLHNEVPGIYVPVELRKQLARFEEVSDQRKVALEYTTGLLEKISSFIDGLYLISPLNKWDIILDFVVQARQAGWKGSGRVDRL; encoded by the coding sequence ATGAAGCCGCCTTTTATTGAATATGTCCAGAGTCATGTAGTGCTGGGGGATGGTGCGCTCGGCTCCTACCTCTTTGAACGTGGGGTCGAACGAGGACGAAATTTGGACCTGTTAAATGTACAGGCCCCTGATGTGATTTTTAATGCCCATGAAGAGTATATTCGGGCAGGAAGCCAGCTGATTGAGACCAATACCTTTGGTGCCAACAGGTTCAAGCTGCGTGAGTCCGGGGCAGAGGAGCGGGTCGAAGAGATTAACCGGGCCGGGGCAGAGATAGCTGTGAAGGCGGCAGGGCACCAGGTGTATGTTGCTGGCTCTGTTGGTCCGTCGGGGATTAATTTTCCCTGTGACGACGAGGAGTTCACCGCAGATGATATTTGTGAAAGCCTGCGTGAGCAGATACGGGGATTGGCAGCGGGCGGCGTTGATGTCTTGATTATAGAGACCTTTTCCCGTCTTGATGAGGTCTTACTTGCCATTGAAGTTGCTCACAGCGAAGCACCTGAGCTTCCTGTTATCGGTCAGATGGTCTTTCCGGCCCGGGGGACTACGGTCCAAGGAGATGATGCCCTGACCTGCGGCAGGGCTATGATTAAGGCCGGAGCTGCTATGGTGGGGACGAATTGCGGGCGCGGTATTGATGCTATGGTTTCGGCCATTGGCAGGATGGCCAGCTTGGCAGGCGAGGGCATTCCGCTCTCTGCCTTTCCCAATGCTGGTCTACCAGAGCTGGTTGGGCATCGGATGATATATCCGGCACAGCCTGGATATATGGCGTCCAGAGCTAAGGAGATGATTCGCAAGGGAGTACATCTCATTGGGGGCTGCTGTGGTACAGCTCCTTCCCATATTCAGGAATTTCGTTCTGCCCTGAAGATCAAACCAGTGCGTATCCAGCTCCAGGACGTGGAGATTCAGGAAAAGGTCCGGGATGATATTCTCCCAGAACCACGGAACGGTGGTTTTTTGGAAACCCTTCAGCCGGGACGCCTGCCCATTATTGCGGAGCTGGATCCTCCTACCCATCTGGATGCAGAATCTGTTTTGCTCGGGGCTGAGCGCTTGGCCAAGGCCGGAGTAGATGCCATCTCTCTTGGTGAGAATCCGCTGGCCATCCTGCGGGCTGGAAACCTTGGCATGGCCTCCCTGATTCGGCAACGGACCGGCGTTCAGGCTATTATTCACCAAACCGGACGCGATATCAATGCGTTGGGGCTCCAGTCCCGGATGATGGAAGCGTATTTGCTCGGGATAGAAGCTGTACTGGCCGTTTCCGGGGACTCGGCAGCTGGTACGGATCAGCCAGGAGTGAGTGGCGTTTTTGACTTGCGTTCTGCTGGCTTGATCCAGATGCTTGATAGTCTCAACCGGGGAATGAATATGGCAGGACGTCCTCTGAAACAGCAGACCAATTTCTCTATTGGTGCGGCCTTCAGTTTCCGTCCTGCCTCTCCTGACCTGCAAATCAGGCGCCTTGAGAAAAAAACTGCTTACGGTGCCCGCTACGCCATGACCCAGCCCCTTTTTTCTGCTGACGAGATAGAGCAGATGATGGAGCAGGTGCAGCATATCGATATCCCTATATTTACGGGTATATTCCCGCTTATCTCCTCTCGCAATGCCGAGTTTCTTCATAATGAAGTTCCTGGAATTTATGTCCCCGTGGAGCTGCGCAAGCAACTTGCTCGTTTTGAAGAAGTCTCTGATCAGCGCAAGGTCGCTTTGGAATATACCACCGGGCTGTTAGAAAAGATTTCATCCTTTATTGACGGATTATACCTGATCAGTCCGCTTAATAAATGGGATATTATCCTTGATTTCGTTGTTCAAGCTCGTCAGGCGGGTTGGAAGGGCAGCGGACGAGTGGACCGGCTGTGA
- a CDS encoding manganese-dependent inorganic pyrophosphatase has translation MAVYVTGHKNPDTDSVTAAIAYAELLKAGGQDAIPAMQGGMNPETETVLKRFGVTAPEVMTDASGKTVALVDHSDLNQAPDNLSADSVVAIVDHHKIGDVTTNNPIFCCVKPVGCTGTVLKQLYDTEGVAVDPKVAGLMLSAILSDTVNFKSPTCTDEDKKAVAELKEIASVTDTDELFMEMLKAKSSVDGVPAKDLLNRDYKDFDMNGNKVGCGQLELATLDQVAGIRDDLYKAMEEQKAAGGHHTILLMLTDVVKEGTDLVVLSDDPSLVEGAFDAKLDGNSMWVPGMMSRKKQTVPNMQKAFGC, from the coding sequence ATGGCAGTCTATGTTACAGGTCACAAAAATCCGGATACCGACTCAGTTACCGCAGCTATTGCTTATGCAGAGTTGTTGAAAGCTGGTGGTCAAGACGCTATCCCCGCTATGCAGGGAGGCATGAACCCGGAGACGGAAACGGTCCTCAAACGCTTTGGGGTAACTGCACCGGAGGTCATGACCGATGCCTCTGGTAAGACTGTGGCTTTGGTTGATCACAGTGACCTGAATCAGGCTCCAGATAACCTCAGTGCAGATAGCGTTGTTGCTATTGTTGACCATCATAAAATTGGTGATGTGACCACAAATAATCCGATTTTTTGTTGTGTTAAGCCTGTTGGCTGTACCGGTACTGTTCTCAAGCAGTTGTATGATACTGAAGGTGTTGCTGTTGATCCCAAAGTTGCTGGCTTGATGCTGTCTGCTATTTTGAGTGATACAGTCAATTTCAAATCTCCGACCTGTACAGATGAGGACAAAAAAGCCGTAGCTGAGCTGAAAGAAATTGCCTCGGTTACAGATACAGATGAGCTGTTCATGGAAATGCTTAAGGCGAAAAGCTCTGTTGATGGCGTACCTGCTAAGGATCTCCTGAATCGCGATTATAAAGATTTCGACATGAACGGCAATAAGGTAGGCTGTGGTCAGCTTGAGCTTGCTACCCTGGATCAGGTTGCTGGTATCCGTGATGACCTGTATAAGGCTATGGAAGAGCAGAAAGCAGCTGGCGGTCATCATACCATCCTACTCATGCTGACTGACGTTGTGAAAGAGGGAACGGATTTGGTTGTTCTTTCTGATGACCCGTCTCTGGTTGAAGGCGCATTTGATGCCAAGCTGGATGGCAACTCCATGTGGGTTCCAGGTATGATGAGCCGTAAGAAGCAGACTGTACCCAACATGCAGAAGGCCTTTGGCTGCTAA
- a CDS encoding SPFH domain-containing protein — MIVGTDNVVFLEALEWFDETGQELLHRLPESGSGEIKYGAQLTVRESQAAVMYYKGRAGDAFGPGRHTLKTGNIPIITKILSVPWAGTSPLRAEVYFVNLKVFPNLKWGTRDPVAFRDAELGFVRLRAHGVFNIRIVQPVLFINTLAGTMGKYSTEQIEDYLRRVIVSRLNDYLGETLDTLFNLPAQFDELAVGLKKRLDKDFIRFGLALDELYISSITPPEEVQTAIDDRSRMGAIKDMDGFVRMKAGMAMEKAALAGNEAGAGLGLGMGMMMPAMFANAAHTANPADTRQQGGGQAPPAVPTTQCSDCTNTIPTDARFCPFCGHQQVVLLQCSNCGKNLAVGAKFCSRCGHPTDEKPAACICSNCQNENLPGAKFCDNCGQRIS; from the coding sequence ATGATTGTGGGGACGGATAACGTCGTTTTTCTTGAAGCGCTGGAGTGGTTTGATGAAACGGGCCAGGAGCTGTTGCATCGGTTACCAGAGTCCGGTTCCGGGGAGATTAAATACGGTGCCCAGCTAACGGTGCGGGAGAGTCAGGCCGCAGTGATGTACTATAAGGGTCGGGCAGGAGATGCCTTCGGCCCAGGACGTCATACCCTGAAGACCGGTAATATCCCCATTATCACCAAGATACTCTCCGTACCTTGGGCAGGGACGAGTCCCCTGCGGGCTGAGGTCTATTTTGTCAATCTCAAGGTCTTTCCTAACCTGAAATGGGGCACTCGTGATCCTGTGGCCTTTCGCGATGCCGAATTGGGCTTTGTCCGCCTTCGGGCACATGGGGTCTTTAATATTCGTATTGTCCAGCCTGTCCTCTTCATCAATACCCTGGCCGGGACCATGGGGAAATATAGCACGGAGCAGATTGAGGATTATCTGCGGCGGGTTATTGTCTCCCGACTCAACGATTATCTTGGCGAGACCCTGGATACCCTGTTTAATCTGCCTGCCCAGTTTGATGAGCTGGCAGTCGGGTTAAAGAAACGGCTCGATAAGGACTTTATTCGTTTTGGACTGGCTCTGGATGAACTGTATATCTCCTCTATTACGCCGCCGGAAGAAGTACAAACAGCCATTGATGACCGCAGCCGCATGGGAGCGATCAAGGATATGGATGGCTTTGTTCGTATGAAGGCCGGAATGGCTATGGAAAAAGCAGCCTTGGCCGGTAACGAGGCTGGAGCCGGGCTCGGTTTGGGGATGGGGATGATGATGCCAGCCATGTTCGCCAATGCTGCTCATACTGCCAACCCTGCCGATACGCGACAGCAGGGAGGCGGACAAGCACCGCCAGCCGTACCGACAACGCAATGCTCGGATTGCACCAATACCATACCTACTGACGCCCGTTTTTGTCCGTTTTGCGGTCATCAGCAGGTTGTTCTGCTGCAATGCAGCAATTGCGGTAAAAATTTGGCGGTCGGAGCAAAGTTCTGTTCACGTTGTGGCCATCCCACAGATGAGAAGCCTGCGGCCTGCATCTGTTCCAATTGCCAGAATGAAAATCTTCCCGGCGCAAAGTTTTGCGATAATTGCGGTCAGCGGATCAGCTAA
- a CDS encoding DUF1566 domain-containing protein — protein MRLFILIVSLLLIATGSAFAGCDDFPASTPTSQFTVDSTNKTVVDTKTGLMWRQCLEGDPACSGSVPAYDFTGAVGRVAIANSGSFAGFSDWRLPNIKELQSIVEEQCNNPAINLTVFPGTPATAQGLTNSPGYEKWWTINFTTGSMLTALSGYVRLVRDN, from the coding sequence ATGCGTTTATTTATTTTAATAGTATCTCTACTTCTCATAGCGACAGGTTCCGCATTTGCGGGATGTGATGATTTTCCAGCATCAACACCAACCAGTCAATTTACAGTCGATAGTACAAATAAAACTGTTGTAGACACCAAGACCGGACTTATGTGGAGGCAATGTCTGGAGGGAGACCCTGCTTGTTCGGGAAGTGTGCCAGCCTATGACTTTACAGGAGCCGTAGGTCGGGTTGCAATTGCCAACAGTGGTAGTTTTGCCGGATTTTCTGACTGGCGTTTGCCAAATATCAAGGAACTGCAATCTATCGTGGAAGAACAGTGCAATAACCCTGCAATCAACCTTACCGTTTTTCCCGGTACTCCGGCAACAGCACAGGGGTTGACCAACTCTCCGGGTTACGAGAAATGGTGGACTATTAATTTTACTACTGGGAGTATGCTTACTGCTTTAAGCGGATATGTACGCCTTGTACGTGATAACTGA